In one Pseudomonadales bacterium genomic region, the following are encoded:
- a CDS encoding SDR family oxidoreductase — MQRLAGRRAIVTGAGSGIGRASALRFAEEGASVLAVGRTRENIDETVELIRAQGGVAESFMADATIEEQVAATVDACINAFGGMEIFFANAGNTDSFVPLLDQEVAVWEGQFRDNVISAFLAVKYAGRHMTTTGTGSIILMSSTGSLRANGGTAAYCASKAAVNSLTMNAANAFPGTSIRVNAVLPGLCETKLTKATFELARAKGKEDRLGQLTPLKRPGLVEEIAGVAAFLASDDSAYVVGQLIVADGGISSTHPYGRFA; from the coding sequence ATGCAAAGACTTGCAGGTAGAAGGGCTATAGTGACCGGCGCTGGCAGCGGCATCGGTCGCGCATCGGCTCTGCGTTTTGCTGAGGAAGGTGCCAGTGTGCTGGCCGTTGGCCGCACTCGGGAAAATATTGATGAAACCGTTGAACTGATTCGTGCGCAGGGCGGTGTGGCGGAATCGTTTATGGCCGACGCTACGATTGAAGAACAGGTGGCTGCGACAGTTGATGCCTGTATCAACGCTTTTGGTGGGATGGAGATATTTTTCGCCAATGCCGGTAATACCGATAGCTTTGTTCCGTTATTGGATCAGGAAGTGGCCGTTTGGGAAGGTCAGTTTCGGGATAACGTCATCAGTGCATTTCTTGCTGTTAAGTACGCGGGGCGCCATATGACGACGACGGGCACAGGTTCCATCATCCTGATGTCATCAACAGGATCGCTGCGAGCCAATGGCGGCACTGCTGCTTACTGCGCCAGCAAAGCGGCAGTTAACAGCCTGACTATGAATGCGGCGAATGCTTTTCCGGGAACCAGTATTCGGGTGAATGCCGTACTTCCCGGTCTGTGTGAAACTAAATTGACGAAAGCGACGTTTGAGCTTGCTCGGGCCAAGGGCAAAGAAGACAGGCTGGGCCAGCTAACGCCGCTTAAAAGACCCGGCTTGGTTGAAGAGATAGCAGGCGTGGCAGCATTTCTTGCTAGTGACGATAGCGCCTATGTTGTGGGTCAACTGATTGTTGCCGATGGTGGCATTAGCAGCACGCATCCCTATGGCCGCTTTGCCTGA